A part of Emys orbicularis isolate rEmyOrb1 chromosome 13, rEmyOrb1.hap1, whole genome shotgun sequence genomic DNA contains:
- the PIK3R6 gene encoding phosphoinositide 3-kinase regulatory subunit 6, protein MIISEQSLKSDPYPYQERVFIFADPDVLSKAVCNSLVTEAKTAQMYQNPRSCMCYVITRAVQAALGEDCDVESFQRILQNKPTDELEHCFRQVVAAVECTGSETNADRGRHAERLEKIYSMVLNSSAGGGSSPGGLHGTPLPNPNISFHLWTDEDQLWKELVLFVRPLSQTCELDCLSQELDNFEIQDIVSDCECCEQTRFSVLSTDSGIERDLPAAGEELLPPSSTDVVHARLQRKGGIKKKACLLESMALLQNSCNGPGAKQCGKLHRKSDSNMVPMPHFHRLYTARIVVLGDDRVLGRLAQTYYSLRKRETRRVFLTPRLNLQFYYVPVMEGQPNTWPTQDHTTPGQMELCELAVYLGKADPWYESNINTLCHMIPKLATMPSSLSTHPMSDPFIIDVIAYYVRLGIQPVYFQVYAVKIFFSNEAQEPAEDVFLTELSAKVQDCKAPKDHMQTKKKTTLEVPGADLAVTYRKVLLSNRKKEVEVLLRSTGLVMKAIPSSETEDLACLNVNIAEVVKTSNLSGRSFSSATNKIRTRNIKIQSMEQRTFNLCLDKDFRRTYTNVVGVEVSPCLEPSYCLQKTRTMKFSLHEPEDVGLAKYMPKSLLLPINTFAGIIQ, encoded by the exons ATGATTATTTCTGAACAAAGTCTGAAGAGTGACCCATATCCTTATCAGGAAAG AGTTTTCATATTTGCAGATCCAGATGTGCTCTCCAAGGCTGTATGCAATTCACTAGTCACTGAAGCCAAAACTGCTCAGATGTATCAGAATCCCAGATCGTGCATGTGCTATGTGATAACACGTGCGGTGCAGGCGGCTCTGGGTGAGGACTGTGATGTTGAAAGTTTCCAGAGGATCCTTCAG AATAAGCCCACAGATGAGCTAGAGCACTGTTTCCGGCAAGTGGTGGCAGCCGTCGAGTGTACAGGAAGTGAGACGAATGCAGACCGTGGCCGGCACGCTGAGAGGCTGGAGAAAATCTACAGCATGGTGCTGAACTCCTCAGCAGGAG GAGGCAGTTCACCAGGAGGGCTCCACGGCACCCCACTGCCCAACCCGAATATCAGCTTCCACTTGTGGACTGACGAAGACCAGCTTT GGAAGGAGCTGGTGCTGTTCGTCCGCCCGCTGTCGCAGACTTGCGAGCTGGACTGCCTGAGCCAGGAACTGGACAATTTTGAGATCCAGGACATTGTGTCTGACTGCGAATGCTGCGAGCAGACCCGCTTCTCTGTGCTCTCCACGGACAGCGGCATTGAACGGGACCTGCCTGCGGCAGGCGAGGAGCTGCTGCCGCCCAGCAGCACTGACGTGGTGCATGCCAGGCTCCAGAGGAAGGGCGGCATTAAGAAAAAGGCATGCCTTTTGGAGAGCATGGccttgctgcaaaacagctgcaaTGGCCCAGGGGCAAAGCAATGTGGGAAGCTGCACAGGAAGTCTGACAGCAACATGGTGCCCATGCCTCACTTCCACAGACTGTACACTGCCCGGATTGTGGTTCTGGGGGATGACAGGGTCTTGGGGCGACTGGCCCAAACCTATTACTCACTGAG GAAACGAGAAACCAGACGTGTTTTCCTGACGCCAAGGCTGAACCTGCAGTTTTATTATGTCCCTGTTATGGAGGGACAGCCAAACACCTGGCCCACTCAG GATCATACTACGCCTGGCCAGATGGAGCTCTGTGAGTTGGCTGTGTATCTGGGCAAAGCTGACCCTTGGTATGAGAGCAACATCAACACACTGTGTCACATGATCCCCAAGCTGGCCACCATG ccctcctccctgagcacgcacCCCATGTCTGACCCATTCATTATTGATGTGATCGCTTACTACGTGCGCCTGGGCATCCAGCCAGTCTATTTCCAGGTCTATGCTGTTAAG attTTCTTCAGCAACGAGGCTCAGGAGCCAGCAGAGGACGTGTTCCTCACCGAGCTGAGTGCCAAGGTGCAAGATTGCAAAGCTCCCAAAG ACCATATGCAGACAAAGAAGAAAACAACGCTGGAAGTCCCCGGGGCAGATCTCGCAGTAACGTATCGCAAG GTTTTGCTGAGTAATCGGAAGAAGGAGGTAGAAGTCTTGCTGCGATCTACCGGCCTGGTGATGAAAGCCATTCCCTCCAGTGAAACAGAAG ATCTGGCGTGCTTGAATGTAAATATTGCTGAAGTCGTCAAAACCTCCAACCTGTCGGGAAGATCATTTTCT TCAGCAACAAACAAGATCAGAACACGTAATATCAAAATCCAGAGCATGGAACAAAGGACCTTCAACCTATGCCTGGACAAGGACTTCAGAAGGACCTACACGAACGTGGTCGG TGTGGAAGTTTCTCCTTGCCTGGAACCCAGCTATTGCTTGCAAAAGACAAGGACAATGAAATTCAGCCTGCATGAACCGGAGGATGTGGGACTGGCCAAATACATGCCCAAATCTTTGCTATTGCCCATCAACACATTTGCAGGCATCATCCAGTGA